Proteins from a single region of Pseudomonas fulva:
- a CDS encoding sarcosine oxidase subunit beta family protein has translation MQRYSGFGLFKHSFSHHENWQRMWRNPTPKPVYDVIIVGGGGHGLATAYYLAKEFGVKNVAVVEKGWLGGGNTARNTTIVRSNYLWDESAHLYEHAMKLWEGLSQDLNYNVMFSQRGVFNLGHTLQDMRDIERRVSANRLNGIDGEVVDARQVAEMIPYLDCSKNTRYPVLGASLQRRGGVARHDAVAWGFARAADALGVDLIQQTEVIGFRKQDGAVIGVETSKGFIGAKRVGVVAAGNSGHLAKLAGFRLPLESHPLQALVSEPIKPIIDTVIMSNAVHGYISQSDKGDLVIGAGIDSYNGYGQRGSYPTIEHTLQAIVEMFPVLSRVRMNRQWGGIVDTTPDACPIIAKTPVKNLYFNCGWGTGGFKATPGSGNVFAASLAKGEMHPLAKAFSIERFHNGALIDEHGAAGVAH, from the coding sequence ATGCAGCGCTATTCCGGCTTCGGCCTGTTCAAGCACTCGTTCAGCCACCATGAGAACTGGCAGCGCATGTGGCGCAACCCGACGCCCAAGCCGGTCTATGACGTGATCATCGTCGGCGGTGGCGGCCACGGCCTGGCCACGGCCTATTACCTGGCCAAGGAATTCGGCGTGAAGAACGTCGCCGTGGTCGAGAAGGGCTGGCTGGGCGGCGGCAACACCGCACGCAACACCACCATCGTGCGTTCCAACTACCTGTGGGACGAGTCCGCGCACCTCTACGAGCACGCCATGAAGCTGTGGGAAGGCTTGTCCCAGGATCTGAACTACAACGTCATGTTCTCCCAGCGCGGCGTGTTCAACCTCGGCCATACCCTGCAGGACATGCGCGACATCGAGCGCCGGGTCAGCGCCAACCGCCTCAACGGTATCGACGGCGAAGTGGTCGACGCCAGGCAGGTGGCGGAGATGATTCCCTACCTGGATTGCTCGAAGAACACCCGTTACCCGGTGCTCGGCGCTTCGCTGCAGCGCCGTGGCGGCGTGGCCCGTCACGACGCCGTGGCCTGGGGCTTCGCCCGCGCCGCCGACGCCCTGGGCGTCGACCTGATCCAGCAGACCGAAGTGATCGGCTTCCGCAAGCAGGACGGCGCGGTGATCGGTGTGGAAACCAGCAAGGGCTTCATCGGCGCCAAGCGCGTCGGCGTGGTCGCCGCCGGTAACTCCGGGCACCTGGCCAAGCTCGCCGGCTTCCGCCTGCCGCTGGAATCGCACCCGCTGCAGGCCCTGGTCTCCGAGCCGATCAAGCCGATCATCGATACGGTGATCATGTCCAACGCCGTGCACGGCTACATCAGCCAGTCGGACAAGGGCGACCTGGTCATCGGCGCCGGCATCGACAGCTACAACGGCTACGGCCAGCGCGGTTCCTACCCGACCATCGAGCACACCCTGCAGGCCATCGTCGAGATGTTCCCGGTGCTCTCGCGGGTGCGCATGAACCGCCAGTGGGGCGGCATCGTCGACACCACGCCGGACGCCTGCCCGATCATCGCCAAGACGCCGGTCAAGAACCTCTACTTCAACTGCGGCTGGGGCACCGGTGGCTTCAAGGCCACGCCCGGCTCGGGCAACGTGTTCGCGGCCAGCCTGGCCAAGGGCGAGATGCATCCGCTGGCCAAGGCCTTCTCCATCGAGCGCTTCCACAACGGCGCGCTGATCGACGAACACGGCGCAGCCGGCGTGGCCCACTGA
- a CDS encoding TraX family protein, translating to MPPFSPPRLGRDAALDLIKWLALLTMLIDHLRHAWPSLYFLYVPGRLAFPLFCLAIAANVARPRVGDAAGLSLRYLGWLLLFALISEWPYRLLVPTAESLNVMPTLVLGLLIANAVQRTDIQARWLGAGALATAVLAHGWLMFGVFGALLPAAFLLALRGFRGVWLLPMVCCLAANYWAPFYADAARGDPFAWSVLATCLFAPLLGLLLVRQQPPFAVPPVRRWAYVFYPAHFLVLVALRSL from the coding sequence ATGCCCCCATTCTCACCTCCACGACTTGGCCGTGATGCCGCCCTGGACCTGATCAAATGGCTGGCGCTGCTGACCATGCTGATCGATCACCTGCGCCATGCCTGGCCGTCGCTGTACTTTCTTTATGTGCCTGGGCGCCTGGCCTTCCCCTTGTTCTGCCTGGCCATCGCCGCCAATGTCGCGCGGCCCAGGGTAGGGGACGCCGCTGGCTTGTCCCTGCGCTACCTGGGCTGGCTGCTGCTGTTCGCGCTGATCTCCGAATGGCCGTACCGGCTGCTGGTGCCCACCGCCGAATCGCTCAACGTGATGCCGACCCTGGTGCTCGGCCTGCTGATCGCCAATGCCGTGCAGCGAACTGACATCCAGGCGCGCTGGTTGGGCGCCGGCGCGCTGGCGACTGCCGTGCTGGCCCATGGGTGGCTGATGTTCGGCGTGTTCGGCGCGCTGCTGCCGGCGGCCTTCCTGCTGGCGCTGCGTGGGTTCCGTGGCGTATGGCTGTTGCCGATGGTCTGTTGCCTGGCGGCCAACTACTGGGCGCCGTTCTATGCCGATGCGGCCCGTGGCGATCCCTTCGCCTGGAGCGTGCTGGCCACGTGTCTGTTCGCGCCATTGCTGGGCCTGCTGCTGGTGCGCCAACAACCGCCATTTGCGGTGCCGCCGGTGCGGCGCTGGGCTTATGTGTTCTACCCCGCGCACTTTCTTGTTCTGGTGGCGCTGCGCAGCCTCTGA
- a CDS encoding sarcosine oxidase subunit delta translates to MLHIFCPHCGELRSEEEFHAGGQAHIARPLDPNACTDEEWGEYLFFRDNPRGIHHELWIHAAGCRQYFNVTRHTVSYEILETYKIGERPSVTDASLADKKAVDQGVTA, encoded by the coding sequence ATGTTGCACATCTTCTGCCCTCACTGTGGCGAACTGCGTTCCGAAGAAGAATTCCACGCCGGCGGCCAGGCACACATCGCCCGTCCACTGGACCCGAACGCCTGCACCGACGAGGAGTGGGGCGAGTACCTGTTCTTCCGCGACAACCCGCGCGGCATCCACCACGAGCTGTGGATCCACGCCGCCGGCTGCCGCCAGTACTTCAACGTCACCCGTCACACGGTGAGCTACGAGATTCTCGAAACCTACAAGATCGGCGAGCGCCCCAGCGTCACTGACGCTTCGCTCGCCGATAAGAAGGCCGTCGACCAAGGAGTAACGGCATGA
- the gbcB gene encoding glycine-betaine demethylase subunit GbcB: MSNDFLYPVTTQTWSNGRHVVRCVKVIQETWDVRTFCFMADQPVLFFFKPGQFVTLELEIDGLPVMRSYTISSSPSVPYSFSITIKRVPGGKVSNWLHDNLSEGQELAVHGPVGLFNAIDFPADKVLFLSGGVGITPVMSMARWFYDTNANVDMVFVHSARSPKDIIYQRELEHMAARINNFNLHVICEKHGLGESWSGYRGYLNQPMLELMAPDYLEREIFCCGPTPYMSAVKRLLEAKGFDMSRYHEEAFGPVPADVREDVKELAELAADAPEVPAAERNQVAFTSTGKSIQVGPGETVHAAAAKLGLHIPKACGMGICGTCKVLKTAGDVDMEHNGGITDEDVAEGYILSCCSVPRNDVSIDY, encoded by the coding sequence ATGTCGAACGACTTCCTCTATCCCGTCACCACCCAGACCTGGAGCAACGGCCGTCACGTGGTGCGTTGCGTCAAGGTCATCCAGGAAACATGGGACGTCCGCACCTTCTGCTTCATGGCCGACCAGCCGGTGCTGTTCTTCTTCAAGCCGGGGCAGTTCGTCACCCTCGAGCTGGAGATCGATGGCCTGCCGGTGATGCGCTCCTACACCATCTCCAGTTCGCCGTCGGTGCCCTACAGCTTTTCCATCACCATCAAGCGGGTACCGGGCGGCAAGGTTTCCAACTGGCTGCACGACAACCTGAGCGAAGGCCAGGAGCTGGCGGTACACGGCCCGGTGGGGCTGTTCAACGCCATCGATTTCCCGGCCGACAAGGTGCTGTTTCTCAGCGGCGGGGTGGGCATCACCCCGGTGATGTCGATGGCGCGCTGGTTCTACGACACCAACGCCAACGTCGACATGGTGTTCGTGCACAGCGCCCGTTCGCCAAAGGACATCATCTATCAGCGCGAGCTGGAGCACATGGCCGCGCGGATCAACAACTTCAATCTGCACGTGATCTGCGAGAAGCACGGCCTGGGCGAGTCCTGGTCGGGCTACCGGGGCTACCTCAACCAGCCGATGCTGGAATTGATGGCGCCGGACTACCTGGAGCGGGAAATCTTCTGCTGCGGGCCCACGCCGTACATGAGCGCGGTCAAGCGCCTGCTCGAAGCCAAGGGCTTCGACATGAGCCGCTACCACGAGGAGGCCTTCGGCCCGGTGCCGGCCGACGTGCGCGAGGATGTCAAGGAACTCGCCGAGCTGGCCGCCGATGCGCCCGAGGTACCGGCGGCCGAGCGCAACCAGGTGGCCTTCACCAGCACCGGCAAGAGCATCCAGGTCGGCCCGGGCGAAACCGTGCACGCTGCAGCGGCCAAGCTGGGCCTGCATATCCCCAAGGCGTGCGGCATGGGCATCTGCGGTACCTGCAAGGTGCTCAAGACCGCAGGCGACGTGGACATGGAGCACAACGGCGGGATCACCGACGAAGACGTGGCCGAAGGCTACATCCTGTCGTGCTGCAGCGTGCCGCGTAACGACGTGAGCATCGATTACTGA
- the glyA gene encoding serine hydroxymethyltransferase: protein MFSKQDQIQGYDDALLSAMQAEERRQEHHIELIASENYTSKRVMEAQGSGLTNKYAEGYPGKRYYGGCEHVDKVEALAIERAKQLFGADYANVQPHSGSSANSAVYLALLQPGDTILGMSLAHGGHLTHGAKVSSSGKLYNAVQYGINTDTGLIDYDEVERLAVEHKPKMIVAGFSAYSKTLDFPRFRAIADKVGAYLFVDMAHVAGLVAAGLYPNPVPLADVVTTTTHKTLRGPRGGLILAKANEEIEKKLNAAVFPGAQGGPLMHVIAAKAVCFKEALEPGFKDYQAQVIKNAQAMAQVFIERGFDVVSGGTDNHLFLLSLIKQGITGKDADAALGRAGITVNKNAVPNDPQSPFVTSGLRIGTPAVTTRGFKEAQCRELAGWIADILEHLGDADVEAQVAGLAAGLCADYPVYR from the coding sequence ATGTTCAGCAAGCAAGATCAGATTCAAGGCTACGATGACGCCCTGCTCAGTGCCATGCAGGCCGAGGAGCGTCGCCAGGAACATCACATCGAGCTGATCGCCTCGGAAAACTACACCAGCAAGCGGGTGATGGAAGCCCAGGGCAGCGGCCTGACCAACAAGTATGCCGAAGGCTACCCGGGCAAGCGCTACTACGGTGGCTGCGAGCATGTGGACAAGGTCGAGGCGCTGGCCATCGAGCGCGCCAAGCAGCTGTTCGGCGCCGACTACGCCAACGTGCAGCCACACTCCGGCTCTTCCGCCAACTCCGCCGTCTACCTGGCGCTGCTGCAACCGGGCGACACCATCCTGGGCATGAGCCTGGCCCACGGCGGCCACCTGACCCACGGCGCCAAGGTGTCGTCCTCGGGCAAGCTGTACAACGCCGTGCAGTACGGCATCAACACCGATACCGGGCTGATCGACTACGACGAAGTCGAGCGCCTGGCCGTGGAGCACAAGCCGAAGATGATCGTCGCCGGCTTCTCGGCCTACTCCAAGACCCTGGATTTCCCGCGCTTCCGCGCCATTGCCGACAAGGTCGGGGCGTACCTGTTCGTCGACATGGCCCACGTGGCGGGGCTGGTCGCCGCCGGTCTGTACCCGAACCCGGTGCCGCTGGCCGATGTGGTCACCACCACCACCCACAAAACCCTGCGTGGCCCACGTGGCGGGCTGATCCTCGCCAAGGCCAACGAAGAGATCGAGAAGAAGCTCAACGCCGCGGTATTCCCGGGCGCCCAGGGCGGCCCGCTGATGCACGTGATCGCCGCCAAGGCGGTGTGCTTCAAGGAAGCCCTGGAGCCCGGCTTCAAGGACTACCAGGCCCAGGTGATCAAGAACGCCCAGGCCATGGCCCAGGTATTCATCGAGCGCGGCTTCGACGTGGTCTCCGGCGGCACCGACAATCATCTGTTCCTGCTCTCGCTGATCAAGCAGGGCATCACCGGCAAGGACGCCGACGCCGCCCTCGGCCGCGCCGGCATCACCGTCAACAAGAACGCCGTGCCCAACGACCCGCAGTCGCCGTTCGTGACCTCGGGCCTGCGCATCGGCACGCCGGCGGTCACCACCCGCGGCTTCAAGGAAGCGCAGTGCCGTGAGCTGGCGGGCTGGATCGCCGACATCCTCGAGCACCTCGGCGACGCCGACGTCGAGGCCCAGGTGGCTGGCCTGGCGGCCGGTCTGTGCGCCGATTACCCGGTCTATCGCTAA
- the gbcA gene encoding glycine-betaine demethylase subunit GbcA, with translation MTVTSTLSLGDPLEPARAAAAEMLQNRERTFSLPQPFYNDERVFQLDMQEIFHKEWLIAGMTCEIPAKGNYLTLQIGNNPIIVIRGAEGVVHAFHNVCRHRGSRLCTSEKGKVAKLVCPYHQWTYEVDGRLLFAGTEMGADFNLADYNLKPVNCKTAGGYIFISLAENPPAIDEFLATLAHYMEPYDMENAKVAVQTTLMEKANWKLVLENNRECYHCNGSHPELLNTLLEWDDTNDPRATQSFKDHVAESAAKWEAEKIPYLHAGFGLRNRIVRMPLLKGTVSMTMDGKQGCKKLMGRIQNPDLGSMRILHLPHSWNHCMGDHLIVFTVWPISAQETMVTTKWLVRKDAVEGEDYDVARLREVWDATNDQDRRLAEENQRGINSTAYQPGPYSKTYEFGVVNFIDWYSERMLSNLGAAPAPYLRDVKTQ, from the coding sequence ATGACCGTCACCTCTACGCTGAGCCTTGGCGACCCGCTGGAACCGGCCCGCGCCGCCGCCGCCGAGATGCTGCAGAACCGCGAGCGCACCTTCTCCCTGCCGCAGCCGTTCTACAACGACGAACGGGTGTTCCAGCTCGACATGCAGGAGATCTTCCACAAGGAATGGCTGATCGCCGGCATGACCTGCGAGATCCCGGCCAAGGGCAACTACCTGACCCTGCAGATCGGCAACAACCCGATCATCGTCATCCGCGGCGCCGAGGGCGTCGTGCACGCCTTCCACAACGTCTGTCGCCACCGCGGCTCGCGCCTGTGCACCAGCGAAAAGGGCAAGGTCGCCAAGCTGGTCTGCCCCTACCACCAGTGGACCTACGAAGTGGATGGCCGCCTGCTGTTCGCCGGCACCGAGATGGGCGCCGACTTCAACCTCGCCGACTACAACCTCAAGCCGGTGAACTGCAAGACCGCCGGCGGCTACATCTTCATCTCCCTGGCCGAGAACCCACCGGCCATCGACGAGTTCCTCGCCACCCTGGCGCACTACATGGAACCCTACGACATGGAGAACGCCAAGGTGGCCGTGCAGACCACCCTGATGGAAAAGGCCAACTGGAAGCTGGTGCTGGAGAACAACCGCGAGTGCTACCACTGCAACGGTTCGCACCCGGAACTGCTCAACACCCTGCTGGAGTGGGACGACACCAACGATCCCCGCGCGACCCAGTCGTTCAAGGACCATGTGGCCGAATCCGCCGCCAAGTGGGAGGCCGAGAAGATCCCCTACCTGCACGCCGGCTTCGGCCTGCGCAACCGTATCGTGCGCATGCCGCTGCTCAAGGGCACCGTGTCCATGACCATGGACGGCAAGCAGGGCTGCAAGAAACTGATGGGCCGCATCCAGAACCCGGACCTGGGCTCGATGCGCATCCTGCACCTGCCCCATTCCTGGAACCACTGCATGGGCGATCACCTGATCGTGTTCACCGTGTGGCCGATCAGCGCCCAGGAAACCATGGTCACCACCAAGTGGCTGGTGCGCAAGGACGCCGTGGAAGGCGAGGATTACGATGTCGCCCGCCTGCGCGAAGTCTGGGACGCCACCAACGACCAGGACCGTCGCCTGGCCGAGGAAAACCAGCGCGGTATCAACTCCACCGCCTATCAGCCCGGCCCTTACTCGAAAACCTACGAGTTCGGTGTGGTCAACTTCATCGACTGGTACAGCGAGCGCATGCTCAGCAACCTGGGCGCGGCGCCGGCACCCTATCTGCGCGATGTGAAGACCCAGTGA
- a CDS encoding threonine aldolase family protein, producing MPDNAQQFASDNYSGICPEAWQAMAEANQGHQRAYGDDEWTARAADHFRRLFETDCDVFFAFNGTAANSLALASLCQSYHSVICSETAHVETDECGAPEFFSNGSKLLTARTEQGKLTPASIREIALKRKDIHFPKPRVVTLTQATEVGTVYRPEEIQAISRTCDELGLNLHMDGARFSNACAFLGCSPAELTWKAGVDVLCFGGTKNGMAVGEAILFFNRDLAEDFDYRCKQAGQLASKMRYLSAPWVGILQDDAWLRYANHANACAQLLARLVEDVPGVSLMFPVEANGVFLQMSEPAIAALTARGWRFYTFIGAGGARFMCSWDTDEARVRQLAADIRQVMS from the coding sequence ATGCCCGACAACGCCCAGCAATTCGCCAGCGACAACTACTCGGGCATCTGCCCCGAAGCCTGGCAAGCCATGGCCGAGGCCAACCAGGGCCACCAGCGCGCCTACGGAGATGACGAATGGACGGCCCGCGCGGCCGACCATTTCCGCCGCCTGTTCGAGACCGACTGCGACGTGTTCTTCGCCTTCAACGGTACCGCCGCCAACTCCCTGGCCCTGGCTTCCTTGTGCCAGAGCTACCACAGCGTGATCTGCTCGGAGACCGCCCACGTCGAGACCGACGAATGCGGCGCGCCGGAGTTCTTCTCCAACGGCTCCAAGCTGCTGACCGCGCGCACCGAGCAGGGCAAGCTGACGCCCGCCTCGATCCGCGAGATCGCCCTCAAGCGCAAGGACATCCACTTCCCCAAGCCGCGGGTGGTCACTCTGACCCAGGCCACCGAAGTCGGCACCGTCTACCGCCCCGAGGAGATCCAGGCGATCAGCCGGACCTGTGACGAACTGGGCCTCAACCTGCACATGGACGGCGCGCGCTTTTCCAACGCCTGTGCCTTTCTCGGCTGCAGCCCGGCGGAGCTGACCTGGAAGGCCGGTGTCGACGTGCTGTGCTTTGGCGGCACCAAGAACGGCATGGCCGTCGGCGAGGCGATCCTGTTCTTCAACCGCGACCTGGCCGAAGACTTCGACTACCGCTGCAAGCAGGCCGGCCAGCTGGCTTCGAAGATGCGCTACCTGTCGGCGCCCTGGGTGGGCATCCTGCAGGACGATGCCTGGCTGCGTTACGCCAACCATGCCAACGCCTGCGCCCAACTGCTCGCCAGGCTGGTGGAAGACGTACCGGGCGTGAGCCTGATGTTCCCGGTGGAAGCCAACGGCGTGTTCCTGCAGATGTCCGAGCCGGCCATCGCCGCCCTCACCGCCCGCGGCTGGCGCTTCTATACCTTTATCGGCGCCGGCGGCGCACGCTTCATGTGCTCGTGGGACACCGACGAAGCGCGGGTGCGTCAGCTGGCTGCGGATATCCGCCAGGTAATGTCCTGA
- a CDS encoding sarcosine oxidase subunit alpha encodes MSQVNRLAQGGRIDRSQPLTFNFNGQTYQGYAGDTLAAALLANGVDVIGRSFKYSRPRGIVAAGAEEPNAVLQIGSTEAAQIPNVRATQQALYQNLTATSTNGWPSVNTDLMGILGKVGGGMMPPGFYYKTFMYPQNLWLTYEKYIRKAAGLGRSPKENDPDIYDYLNQHCDVLVVGAGPAGLAAALAAGRSGARVILADEQEEFGGSLLSTREMLDDKPAAEWAAKAIAELEAMPEVTLLPRATVNGYHDHNFLTIHQRLTDHLGEVAPPLVNGACQPRQRLHRVRAGRVVLATGAHERPLVYGNNDVPGNMLADAVSTYVRRYGVAPGQKLVLSTNNDYAYRVVLDWLDAGRQVVAVADARSNPRGSWVEEARRRGVRVLTGSAVVEARGSKRVTGARICAIDAAKHKVTSPGETVDCDLIASSGGYSPVVHLASHLGGRPVWREDILAFVPGEGFQKRHCAGAVNGVFGMGDSLADGFEAGAKAAAEVGFQPVTGTLPKAEKRIEEATIALFQVPHDKNTARAPKQFVDQQNDVTAAGIELATREGFESVEHVKRYTALGFGTDQGKLGNINGLAIAARSLGISISEMGTTMFRPNYTPVTFGAIAGRHCGELFEPKRYTALHKWHLQQGAEFEDVGQWKRPWYFPKNGEDLHAAVARECKAVRNAVGILDASTLGKIDIQGPDAREFLNRVYTNAWTKLDVGKARYGLMCKEDGMVFDDGVTACLADNHFVMTTTTGGAGRVLEWLEIYHQTEWPELKVYFTSVTDHWATMTLSGPNSRKLLAEVTDIDLDKDAFPFMTWKEGKVGGVPARVFRISFTGELSYEVNVQADYALGVLEQIADAGKKYGLTPYGTETMHVLRAEKGFIIVGQDTDGSVTPDDLGMGWCVGRTKPFSWIGWRGMNREDCLKENRKQLIGLKPVDPNKVLPEGAQLVFDPKQPIPMTMVGHVTSSYMSAAMGHSFAMALVRGGLKRIGERVYAPLVDGSVIEAEIVSPVFYDPKGDRQNV; translated from the coding sequence ATGAGCCAGGTCAATCGTCTTGCCCAGGGTGGCCGCATCGACCGCAGCCAGCCGCTGACCTTCAACTTCAACGGCCAGACCTACCAGGGTTACGCCGGCGACACCCTGGCCGCCGCGCTGCTGGCCAACGGCGTCGACGTGATCGGCCGCAGCTTCAAATACTCGCGCCCGCGCGGAATCGTCGCCGCCGGCGCCGAAGAGCCCAATGCGGTGCTGCAGATCGGCTCCACCGAGGCGGCGCAGATCCCCAACGTGCGCGCCACCCAGCAGGCGCTGTACCAGAACCTGACCGCCACCAGCACCAACGGCTGGCCGAGCGTCAACACCGACCTGATGGGCATCCTCGGCAAGGTCGGCGGCGGCATGATGCCGCCCGGTTTCTACTACAAGACCTTCATGTACCCGCAGAACCTGTGGCTGACCTACGAGAAGTACATCCGCAAGGCCGCCGGTCTCGGCCGCTCGCCGAAGGAAAACGACCCGGACATCTACGACTACCTGAACCAGCACTGCGACGTGCTGGTGGTCGGCGCCGGCCCTGCCGGTCTGGCTGCAGCCCTGGCTGCCGGGCGCAGTGGCGCCCGGGTGATCCTCGCCGATGAACAGGAAGAGTTCGGTGGCAGCCTGCTGTCCACCCGCGAGATGCTCGACGACAAGCCGGCCGCCGAGTGGGCCGCCAAGGCCATCGCCGAGCTGGAAGCGATGCCGGAAGTGACCCTGCTGCCGCGCGCCACGGTCAACGGTTACCACGACCACAACTTCCTCACCATCCACCAGCGCCTCACCGATCACCTCGGCGAGGTCGCGCCGCCCTTGGTTAACGGAGCGTGCCAGCCGCGCCAGCGCCTGCACCGTGTACGTGCCGGTCGTGTGGTGCTGGCCACCGGCGCCCACGAGCGCCCGCTGGTGTATGGCAACAACGACGTGCCCGGCAACATGCTGGCCGATGCCGTGTCGACCTACGTGCGCCGCTATGGCGTGGCGCCCGGCCAGAAGCTGGTGCTGTCGACCAACAACGATTACGCCTACCGCGTGGTGCTCGACTGGCTCGACGCCGGTCGCCAGGTGGTGGCCGTGGCCGACGCCCGCAGCAACCCGCGCGGCAGCTGGGTCGAAGAAGCGCGCCGGCGTGGCGTGCGCGTGCTCACCGGCAGCGCGGTGGTCGAGGCCCGTGGCAGCAAGCGGGTGACCGGTGCACGTATCTGCGCCATCGACGCCGCCAAACACAAGGTCACCAGCCCCGGCGAGACAGTGGACTGCGACCTGATCGCCAGCTCCGGCGGCTACAGCCCGGTGGTGCACCTGGCGTCGCACCTCGGCGGTCGTCCGGTATGGCGAGAAGACATCCTCGCCTTCGTACCCGGTGAGGGCTTCCAGAAACGGCACTGCGCCGGTGCCGTGAACGGCGTGTTCGGCATGGGCGACAGCCTCGCCGACGGTTTCGAAGCGGGTGCCAAGGCCGCTGCCGAGGTGGGCTTCCAGCCCGTCACCGGCACCCTGCCGAAGGCCGAGAAGCGCATCGAGGAAGCCACCATCGCGCTGTTCCAGGTGCCCCACGACAAGAACACCGCCCGTGCGCCGAAGCAGTTCGTCGACCAGCAGAACGACGTCACCGCTGCCGGCATCGAACTGGCCACTCGCGAGGGCTTCGAGTCGGTCGAGCACGTCAAGCGCTATACCGCGCTGGGCTTCGGCACCGACCAGGGCAAGCTGGGCAACATCAACGGCCTGGCCATCGCCGCCCGTTCGCTGGGCATCAGCATCAGTGAAATGGGCACCACCATGTTCCGCCCGAACTACACGCCCGTTACGTTTGGCGCCATCGCCGGCCGTCACTGCGGCGAGCTGTTCGAGCCCAAGCGCTACACCGCTCTGCACAAATGGCACCTGCAGCAGGGCGCCGAGTTCGAGGACGTCGGCCAGTGGAAACGCCCCTGGTACTTCCCGAAGAACGGTGAGGACCTGCACGCCGCCGTGGCCCGCGAGTGCAAGGCCGTGCGCAACGCGGTGGGCATTCTCGACGCCTCGACCCTAGGCAAGATCGATATCCAGGGCCCGGATGCCCGCGAGTTCCTCAACCGCGTGTACACCAACGCCTGGACCAAGCTGGACGTCGGCAAGGCCCGCTACGGCCTGATGTGCAAGGAAGACGGCATGGTCTTCGACGACGGCGTCACCGCCTGCCTGGCCGACAACCATTTCGTCATGACCACCACCACCGGCGGTGCCGGGCGCGTGCTGGAGTGGCTGGAGATCTACCACCAGACCGAATGGCCGGAGCTGAAGGTGTACTTCACCTCGGTCACCGACCACTGGGCGACCATGACCCTGTCCGGCCCCAACAGCCGCAAGCTGCTGGCCGAAGTCACCGACATCGACCTGGACAAGGACGCCTTCCCGTTCATGACCTGGAAGGAGGGCAAGGTCGGCGGCGTACCGGCCCGGGTGTTCCGCATCTCCTTCACCGGTGAGCTGAGCTACGAAGTCAACGTGCAGGCCGACTACGCCCTGGGCGTGCTCGAGCAGATCGCCGATGCCGGCAAGAAATATGGCCTGACCCCTTACGGCACCGAGACCATGCACGTGCTGCGTGCCGAGAAGGGCTTCATCATCGTCGGCCAGGACACCGATGGCTCGGTCACCCCGGACGATCTGGGCATGGGCTGGTGCGTCGGTCGCACCAAGCCGTTCTCCTGGATTGGCTGGCGCGGCATGAACCGCGAGGACTGCCTCAAGGAAAACCGCAAGCAGCTGATCGGCCTCAAGCCGGTGGACCCGAACAAGGTGCTGCCCGAAGGTGCGCAACTGGTGTTCGATCCCAAGCAGCCGATTCCGATGACCATGGTCGGCCACGTCACCTCCAGCTACATGAGCGCCGCGATGGGTCACTCCTTCGCCATGGCCCTGGTTCGTGGCGGCCTCAAGCGCATCGGCGAGCGTGTGTACGCGCCGCTGGTCGATGGCAGCGTGATCGAAGCCGAAATCGTCAGCCCCGTGTTCTATGACCCGAAAGGGGACCGCCAGAATGTCTAA
- a CDS encoding thioesterase family protein: MLPVTYQTAVQPDWVDYNGHLRDAYYLLICSFATDGLMDLIGLDEAGRARTGHTLYTLECHLNFLAEVKLGVEVQVRTQLLGHDRKRLHIHHLIERCDDGQIVAESEQMLMNIDTASGRSAPFDEQVAQQVQLLAMAQLHAPQSVNVGRVIGLPAT; this comes from the coding sequence ATGCTGCCCGTCACCTACCAGACCGCCGTGCAGCCCGACTGGGTCGACTACAACGGCCACCTGCGCGATGCCTATTACCTGCTGATCTGCAGCTTCGCCACCGATGGGCTGATGGACCTCATCGGCCTCGACGAGGCGGGCAGGGCGCGCACGGGGCACACGCTCTACACCCTGGAGTGTCACCTGAACTTTCTCGCCGAGGTAAAGCTTGGCGTCGAGGTTCAGGTGCGCACCCAACTGCTCGGCCATGATCGCAAGCGCCTGCATATCCATCACCTGATCGAGCGCTGTGACGATGGACAGATCGTGGCCGAAAGCGAGCAGATGCTGATGAATATCGACACGGCCAGCGGCCGCTCGGCACCGTTCGATGAGCAGGTCGCGCAGCAGGTGCAGCTACTGGCTATGGCGCAGTTGCACGCACCGCAATCCGTCAATGTCGGGCGCGTCATCGGTTTGCCGGCGACCTAA